The following proteins come from a genomic window of Malus domestica chromosome 02, GDT2T_hap1:
- the LOC108173644 gene encoding serine/threonine-protein phosphatase PP2A catalytic subunit-like isoform X3, with protein sequence MASAVDPISWQYPLRSLYCLIIRTVSFCSSSRNKVADPQAIKICHLIIYCIYNLVHAKVIESTMEPVIFQKATKTLPTLSYTVHLCSPLSVIVRVLCKKAKEILMEENNVQPVKSHVTICGDIHGQFHDLAELFHIGGKCPETNYLFMGDYVDRGYYSVETVTGFDQWQAQKALLSASGGYEKIPV encoded by the exons ATGGCGAGTGCAGTGGACCCAATTTCATGGCAG TACCCACTCAGAAGTTTGTACTGCCTCATCATTAGAACTGTTTCCTTTTGCTCTTCTTCTCGAAACAAGGTTGCAGATCCACAGGCCATCAAGATATGtcatttaattatatattgtatat aTAATTTGGTTCATGCTAAAGTTATTGAAAGTACGATGGAACCAGTGATCTTTCAAAAAG CTACGAAAACTTTGCCTACACTGTCCTACACTGTCCATCTCTGTTCTCCGCTATCCGTCATT GTAAGGGTGCTCTGCAAGAAGGCCAAGGAAATATTAATGGAAGAAAACAATGTCCAG CCTGTAAAAAGCCATGTAACTATCTGTGGTGATATTCATGGACAATTCCATGATCTGGCGGAGCTTTTCCACATTGGAGGAAAG TGCCCAGAAACAAACTATTTGTTTATGGGAGATTATGTGGACCGTGGCTATTATTCAGTTGAAACAGTGACT ggttttgatcAATGGCAAGCCCAAAAGGCCTTACTATCTGCCTCTGGAG GCTATGAAAAAATACCAGTATGA
- the LOC108173644 gene encoding serine/threonine-protein phosphatase PP2A catalytic subunit-like isoform X1 encodes MASAVDPISWQYPLRSLYCLIIRTVSFCSSSRNKVADPQAIKICHLIIYCIYNLVHAKVIESTMEPVIFQKATKTLPTLSYTVHLCSPLSVIVRVLCKKAKEILMEENNVQPVKSHVTICGDIHGQFHDLAELFHIGGKCPETNYLFMGDYVDRGYYSVETVTGFDQWQAQKALLSASGALFICFASTVYKSIIFKAEGILS; translated from the exons ATGGCGAGTGCAGTGGACCCAATTTCATGGCAG TACCCACTCAGAAGTTTGTACTGCCTCATCATTAGAACTGTTTCCTTTTGCTCTTCTTCTCGAAACAAGGTTGCAGATCCACAGGCCATCAAGATATGtcatttaattatatattgtatat aTAATTTGGTTCATGCTAAAGTTATTGAAAGTACGATGGAACCAGTGATCTTTCAAAAAG CTACGAAAACTTTGCCTACACTGTCCTACACTGTCCATCTCTGTTCTCCGCTATCCGTCATT GTAAGGGTGCTCTGCAAGAAGGCCAAGGAAATATTAATGGAAGAAAACAATGTCCAG CCTGTAAAAAGCCATGTAACTATCTGTGGTGATATTCATGGACAATTCCATGATCTGGCGGAGCTTTTCCACATTGGAGGAAAG TGCCCAGAAACAAACTATTTGTTTATGGGAGATTATGTGGACCGTGGCTATTATTCAGTTGAAACAGTGACT ggttttgatcAATGGCAAGCCCAAAAGGCCTTACTATCTGCCTCTGGAG CTTTGTTCATTTGTTTCGCTTCAACGGTATACAAAAGCATTATCTTCAAAGCAGAGGGCATCCTTAGTTGA
- the LOC108173644 gene encoding serine/threonine-protein phosphatase PP2A catalytic subunit-like isoform X2 — protein sequence MASAVDPISWQYPLRSLYCLIIRTVSFCSSSRNKVADPQAIKICHLIIYCIYNLVHAKVIESTMEPVIFQKATKTLPTLSYTVHLCSPLSVIVRVLCKKAKEILMEENNVQPVKSHVTICGDIHGQFHDLAELFHIGGKCPETNYLFMGDYVDRGYYSVETVTGFDQWQAQKALLSASGDLCFPMGFLLVF from the exons ATGGCGAGTGCAGTGGACCCAATTTCATGGCAG TACCCACTCAGAAGTTTGTACTGCCTCATCATTAGAACTGTTTCCTTTTGCTCTTCTTCTCGAAACAAGGTTGCAGATCCACAGGCCATCAAGATATGtcatttaattatatattgtatat aTAATTTGGTTCATGCTAAAGTTATTGAAAGTACGATGGAACCAGTGATCTTTCAAAAAG CTACGAAAACTTTGCCTACACTGTCCTACACTGTCCATCTCTGTTCTCCGCTATCCGTCATT GTAAGGGTGCTCTGCAAGAAGGCCAAGGAAATATTAATGGAAGAAAACAATGTCCAG CCTGTAAAAAGCCATGTAACTATCTGTGGTGATATTCATGGACAATTCCATGATCTGGCGGAGCTTTTCCACATTGGAGGAAAG TGCCCAGAAACAAACTATTTGTTTATGGGAGATTATGTGGACCGTGGCTATTATTCAGTTGAAACAGTGACT ggttttgatcAATGGCAAGCCCAAAAGGCCTTACTATCTGCCTCTGGAG ATTTGTGCTTCCCCATGGGGTTTCTCTTGGTGTTTTAG
- the LOC108173644 gene encoding serine/threonine-protein phosphatase PP2A catalytic subunit-like isoform X4, translated as MADNLVHAKVIESTMEPVIFQKATKTLPTLSYTVHLCSPLSVIVRVLCKKAKEILMEENNVQPVKSHVTICGDIHGQFHDLAELFHIGGKCPETNYLFMGDYVDRGYYSVETVTGFDQWQAQKALLSASGALFICFASTVYKSIIFKAEGILS; from the exons ATGGCAG aTAATTTGGTTCATGCTAAAGTTATTGAAAGTACGATGGAACCAGTGATCTTTCAAAAAG CTACGAAAACTTTGCCTACACTGTCCTACACTGTCCATCTCTGTTCTCCGCTATCCGTCATT GTAAGGGTGCTCTGCAAGAAGGCCAAGGAAATATTAATGGAAGAAAACAATGTCCAG CCTGTAAAAAGCCATGTAACTATCTGTGGTGATATTCATGGACAATTCCATGATCTGGCGGAGCTTTTCCACATTGGAGGAAAG TGCCCAGAAACAAACTATTTGTTTATGGGAGATTATGTGGACCGTGGCTATTATTCAGTTGAAACAGTGACT ggttttgatcAATGGCAAGCCCAAAAGGCCTTACTATCTGCCTCTGGAG CTTTGTTCATTTGTTTCGCTTCAACGGTATACAAAAGCATTATCTTCAAAGCAGAGGGCATCCTTAGTTGA